Below is a genomic region from Botrytis cinerea B05.10 chromosome 2, complete sequence.
ATGAGGCTGTAGCAGCCACCAAGgccaaagaaaaggagatgaaggaggagaaagaagctGCACGACAGGTCAGCGCCGCTTCAGCTCTATCTTGATCGAATCTAATCATTGTCACAGGCCCATATTACCAAAATCAAGGAGAAGCGCGCCAacaaagaggagagagaacgATACGAGAAAATGGCCGAAAAGATGCATCAGAAGCGTGTTGAcagattgaagagaagagagaagagaaacaagATGTTGAAGTCATGATAGATAATCTTCCTGGACGGAGTATGGCGCATGGAATAACTTGGAACACATTGAAAGCGTCGGTTGATATGGGTGGCATGGTTGATTTGCGCAAGTCACATATAGCACGTCGAGCGATATCCAGCTATTGACGGCATGACAGATGGCTACTGAAAGTCGGATACAGCAGCACAAACTAGGGCTATCTCCTATCATCGAGGACGAAGTCAATCCGGACTGAGCGAAGCTTCTTGG
It encodes:
- the Bccgr1 gene encoding Bccgr1, which codes for MSTEVAPSAPAPESAVLPQGMRKNGKQWHPVKKAFRPKAGNTSYEKRKANDEAVAATKAKEKEMKEEKEAARQAHITKIKEKRANKEERERYEKMAEKMHQKRVDRLKRREKRNKMLKS